In the genome of Notamacropus eugenii isolate mMacEug1 chromosome 5, mMacEug1.pri_v2, whole genome shotgun sequence, one region contains:
- the HIPK4 gene encoding LOW QUALITY PROTEIN: homeodomain-interacting protein kinase 4 (The sequence of the model RefSeq protein was modified relative to this genomic sequence to represent the inferred CDS: deleted 1 base in 1 codon) produces the protein MATIQSETDCYDIIEVLGKGTFGEVAKGWRRSTGEMVAIKILKNDAYRNRIIKNELKLLRCMRGLDPDEAHIIRFLEFFHDALKFYLVFELLEQNLFEFQKENNFAPLAARHIRTVTLQVLRALARLKELAIIHADLKPENIMLVDQTRCPFRVKVIDFGSASIFSEVRYVKEPYIQSRFYRAPEILLGLPFCEKVDVWSLGCVMAELHLGWPLYPGNNEYDQIRYICETQGLPKAHLLHAARKAHHFFKRNPHPEASNPWQLKSSADYLAETKVRPLERRKYMLKSLDQIETVNGGGAAGKLAFPDRETLAEYADLKSMVELIKRMLTWESHERISPSAALRHPFVSMQQLRSAHEGTRYYQLSLRGCRLSLQLEGRAPTDDGPPYYRLAEEEEGSGGGGGSGGSTYYREEKAPGVQRAIDQLDDLSLQEPGRLWGEGRAGAYGASEPTTDTLVLPKGVSRRGREPGPEPILAFYGSRLTGRHKSRKHPAGSKSDPNFGNLIRLGQPSPDEGGPGRGGGWEEGERRGASADPPAVPQLDGDGPDERPGAKELTLAAERAGPELYDAGAPPLPPCPGEWLSDPDWSLEGGGGARGQAPQPRHPHPHGPPRVTGFLQHVGGHH, from the exons ATGGCCACCATCCAGTCTGAAACTGACTGCTATGACATCATCGAGGTCCTAGGTAAGGGGACATTTGGTGAGGTGGCCAAGGGCTGGCGAAGGAGCACAGGCGAGATGGTGGCCATCAAGATCCTGAAGAACGATGCGTACCGGAATCGCATCATTAAGAATGAGCTGAAGCTCCTTCGCTGCATGCGGGGCCTGGACCCAGATGAGGCCCACATCATCCGCTTTCTCGAGTTCTTCCATGATGCCCTCAAGTTTTACCTGGTTTTTGAGCTGCTGGAGCAGAacctttttgagttccaaaaggAGAACAATTTTGCTCCCCTTGCGGCCCGTCACATCCGCACGGTGACGTTGCAGGTGCTTCGGGCCTTGGCCCGGCTCAAGGAACTGGCCATCATCCACGCTGACCTCAAACCGGAGAATATCATGCTGGTCGACCAGACACGTTGTCCCTTCAGGGTCAAG GTGATTGACTTTGGCTCAGCCAGCATCTTCAGTGAGGTGCGCTATGTCAAAGAACCGTACATCCAGTCCCGTTTTTACCGGGCTCCAGAGATCCTCCTGGGATTGCCCTTTTGTGAGAAGGTGGATGTCTGGTCGCTCGGGTGCGTGATGGCAGAGCTCCACCTGGGCTGGCCACTCTATCCGGGCAACAATGAATATGACCAGATCCGCTACATCTGTGAGACCCAGGGCCTACCGAAGGCCCACCTCCTCCACGCTGCCCGCAAAGCACACCATTTCTTCAAACGGAACCCCCATCCAGAGGCCTCTAACCCTTGGCAGCTTAAGTCTTCAGCCGACTATCTGGCAGAGACCAAG GTCCGCCCCCTGGAGAGGCGTAAATACATGCTCAAGTCTCTGGATCAGATTGAGACCGTGAATGGTGGTGGGGCAGCCGGAAAGCTGGCATTTCCAGACCGCGAGACGCTGGCTGAATACGCAGACCTCAAGAGCATGGTGGAGCTTATCAAGCGGATGCTGACCTGGGAATCCCATGAGCGAATCAGCCCCAGTGCTGCTCTCCGTCATCCTTTTGTGTCCATGCAGCAGCTGCGCAGTGCCCATGAGGGCACCCGCTACTACCAGTTGTCCCTGCGTGGCTGCCGCCTTTCACTGCAGCTGGAGGGTCGGGCACCCACAGATGATGGGCCACCCTACTACCGCCTggcggaggaggaggaaggcagtggtggtggtggcggcagTGGTGGCAGCACCTACTACCGGGAGGAGAAGGCCCCCGGTGTGCAGAGAGCCATTGACCAGCTGGATGACCTGAGCCTGCAAGAGCCAGGAAGGCTGTGGGGAGAAGGCCGGGCTGGGGCCTACGGTGCCAGTGAGCCAACCACCGACACCCTAGTGCTGCCCAAGGGGGTTAGCCGGAGAGGCCGTGAGCCCGGGCCCGAGCCTATCCTAGCCTTCTATGGCAGCCGACTCACTGGGCGTCACAAGTCTCGCAAGCACCCTGCTGGCTCTAAGTCCGACCCTAACTTTGGCAACCTTATCCGGCTGGGCCAGCCCTCACCCGATGAGGGTGGGCCTGGCCGGGGCGGCggctgggaggag ggggagCGACGCGGGGCCTCAGCGGATCCCCCAGCTGTCCCGCAGCTAGATGGGGATGGGCCTGATGAGCGGCCTGGGGCCAAGGAGCTGACATTAGCCGCTGAG AGGGCCGGCCCGGAGCTGTATGACGCAGGCGCACCCCCCTTACCCCCCTGTCCAGGGGAGTGGCTAAGCGACCCTGACTGGAGCTTGGAGGGCGGTGGGGGGGCTCGGGGCCAGGCCCCCCAACcccgccacccccacccccatgggCCTCCCCGGGTTACTGGCTTCCTCCAGCACGTCGGCGGGCATCACTGA
- the PLD3 gene encoding 5'-3' exonuclease PLD3, with translation MKLHTVYQQLKPRPEEQLPSPAVSWKPGDKKVRWVLLIMTLTAMGLGALLTQLLLWPRLRTPQERTQLPPNSICEDPCQIVLVESIPEGLTFPKGPVHPSISQAWLDLMAGAQRSLDIASFYWTLTNNDTQTQEPSAQQGEEILRQLQGLAPRGVSVRVAVSKPRGPQPQADLQSLLKSGAQVRMVDMQKLTHGVLHTKFWVVDQTHIYIGSANMDWRSLTQVKELGVVAYNCSCLAQDLAKVFEMYWYLGRPDSSIPSPWPDNYTTRYNLETPMQLHLNGTPSQAFLSSAPPSLCPGGRTPDLRALLSLVNDARDFVYVAVMNYLPIMEYSHPRRFWPAIDDALRRAAFERGVRVRLLVSCWGHSDPALRPFLLSLAALQDNHTHYDVQVRLFVVPSNEAQARIPYARVNHNKYMVTDRAAYVGTSNWSGNYFTQTAGSALVVNQSEAPGLRTQLEAVFLRDWASQYSHELDSPGSFEARSCRLL, from the exons TTGAAGCCGCGCCCTGAGGAGCAGCTTCCCTCACCTGCAGTGTCCTGGAAACCAGGAGACAAG AAAGTCCGATGGGTCCTGCTGATCATGACATTGACAGCCATGGGCCTGGGTGCCCTACTCACCCAGCTGCTGCTGTGGCCCCGGCTCAGGACCCCCCAAGAGAGGACCCAGCTACCTCCCAACTCCATCTGTGAGGATCCCTGCCA GATTGTCTTGGTAGAGAGCATCCCTGAGGGCCTTACCTTCCCCAAGGGCCCTGTCCACCCTTCCATCAGTCAGGCCTGGCTAGATCTGATGGCTGGTGCCCAGCGCAGCCTTGACATCGCCTCTTTCTACTGGACTCTCACCAACAATGACACCCAGACCCAGGAGCCTTCTGCTCAACAG GGTGAGGAGATTCTCAGGCAGTTGCAGGGTCTGGCCCCAAGGGGTGTGTCCGTGCGTGTGGCTGTCAGCAAGCCTAGGGGTCCCCAACCCCAGGCTGACCTGCAGAGCCTTCTAAAGAGTG gGGCCCAGGTTCGGATGGTGGACATGCAGAAACTGACCCATGGTGTCCTGCATACCAAGTTCTGGGTGGTGGATCAAACCCATATCTACATTGGCAGTGCCAACATGGACTGGCGCTCTCTGACCCAG GTGAAGGAGCTGGGAGTGGTTGCCTACAACTGCAGCTGCCTGGCCCAGGACCTGGCCAAAGTGTTCGAGATGTACTGGTATCTGGGCCGGCCAGACAGCAGCATCCCCTCCCCCTGGCCAGACAATTACACCACGCGCTACAACCTGGAGACCCCCATGCAGCTGCATCTCAATGGCACCCCTTCCCAGGCTTTCCTCTCG AGTGCTCCCCCATCATTGTGTCCAGGGGGCCGCACCCCAGACCTGCGTGCCCTGCTCAGCCTGGTGAATGATGCCCGAGACTTTGTCTATGTTGCTGTTATGAACTACCTCCCCATCATGGAATATTCCCACCCACGAAG gtTTTGGCCAGCCATTGACGATGCCCTTCGGCGAGCAGCCTTTGAGCGGGGGGTTCGGGTGAGACTTCTGGTCAGTTGCTGGGGCCACTCAGATCCCGCCTTGCGTCCCTTCCTACTATCCCTGGCTGCCCTCCAGGACAACCACACCCACTATGATGTGCAAGTG AGGCTCTTCGTGGTCCCCTCCAATGAGGCCCAGGCCCGGATCCCTTACGCCCGCGTCAACCACAACAAGTACATGGTGACGGACCGAGCAGCCTATGTGG GCACGTCCAACTGGTCTGGCAACTACTTCACACAGACCGCAGGCTCGGCCCTGGTGGTGAATCAGAGCGAGGCCCCCGGCCTCCGCACGCAGCTCGAAGCTGTTTTCCTTCGGGACTGGGCCTCCCAGTACAGCCACGAGCTGGACAGCCCTGGCTCGTTCGAGGCACGCTCCTGCCGCCTGTTGTGA